In the genome of Photobacterium sp. TLY01, one region contains:
- a CDS encoding DUF1449 domain-containing protein has translation MTIQEMISILLSFPTNVFFIPFVIFLVVMLVDLVFNIVESVAPDVDLFDAENIPGAGLILPPILSKVPLMVALCVSFFVGTIVSFYLAQALSAVSDAGWMMVVEVVSMPLTAYLALFIAAWMLKPLAPLFDKKKSFARVDFIGLKGRVHSSLVNQNRGEVVVQHNGSEFLLDVRVIEPEMSMEYGDEVIIVSQNKTTKHYIVAKNS, from the coding sequence ATGACCATTCAAGAAATGATCTCGATATTGCTCTCTTTTCCAACGAATGTTTTTTTCATTCCCTTTGTCATCTTTTTGGTCGTGATGCTGGTGGATCTGGTATTCAACATAGTGGAAAGTGTCGCACCGGATGTTGATCTGTTTGATGCGGAGAACATTCCGGGGGCGGGTTTGATTCTGCCGCCGATTCTGTCGAAAGTGCCATTAATGGTGGCATTGTGTGTCAGCTTCTTTGTCGGGACCATTGTCTCTTTTTATCTGGCACAAGCACTGAGTGCCGTCTCTGACGCTGGTTGGATGATGGTTGTGGAAGTGGTGTCGATGCCATTGACGGCTTATCTGGCTCTGTTCATTGCTGCCTGGATGCTCAAACCTTTGGCACCATTGTTTGATAAAAAGAAAAGCTTTGCCAGGGTTGATTTTATTGGCCTGAAAGGCCGGGTTCACAGCAGCTTGGTGAACCAGAACCGGGGTGAAGTTGTCGTGCAGCATAACGGCAGCGAATTCTTACTTGATGTCCGGGTGATTGAGCCTGAGATGTCAATGGAATATGGCGATGAAGTGATCATCGTTTCTCAAAACAAAACAACAAAACATTATATAGTAGCGAAAAATAGCTAA
- a CDS encoding peptidase, with translation MQISPSVIFISAGVGIFLLILIFLTSRYKKVRGEGDALIVNGLHATRASLTGTFVWPVINQHEYMDITRKKISVIRSGRKDQEGEEYEGLHCRDNIRADLKVDFYIGVNHEEEDIIRVAKLFTAHEASNIERLKEHFQPKFSEALKTAVKQFEFEELLTNRRTFRDAVVEVIGSEMDGFKIYDVVIDKIDQTSLDAHSPDNILDVEGIRKISMITAQKNTETNAIRQDERTTIKKKNVEAEANRLQLDKQEQESIARAKREIDIIKAQEEALSSEKREEYERVTQLAKLETEEEVAKKRESVQMEVEMTRITNQRQVAIQQEELNRAVETEKVRTATEVAEKEMLKETTVEESLKAVAETRSQRVEIERKIAREEEETENLRVHEQVNRQKRVTLTEAEAMAEAKQLELLVAARAEKDAAREKAERLLIENDAALKIKTRDAENALAVKTREAEADHIVATKRAEAEFVAKEREAAAKERMAKAEKEMISSTGLAEVEVERERALAIREVGEAEAYALQSAGEAEAQALRAKGLAEAEAQTARFEAAQQYDEHTREHDKWVMKLQQDKELEIARIDAQKSVVGENAKALAQALAQADIKLFGGEGMEQIRRTIMDAASMDAKFAESKVLNPLVSEYVEGLRSMPQDIKDILENTDLKSSDLSNVALAGLLNSQGGASELLKKIQSTLSTHSEDKL, from the coding sequence ATGCAAATCTCTCCAAGCGTTATCTTTATTAGTGCTGGAGTCGGTATATTTTTACTGATTTTAATTTTTCTCACATCCAGATATAAAAAGGTTCGAGGGGAAGGTGATGCGTTGATCGTCAATGGTCTGCATGCCACCCGTGCTTCTCTGACCGGTACTTTCGTCTGGCCGGTCATTAACCAGCACGAATATATGGATATCACACGTAAGAAGATTTCTGTAATTCGTAGCGGCCGTAAAGATCAGGAAGGCGAAGAATACGAAGGTCTGCACTGCCGCGATAATATTCGTGCCGACCTGAAAGTGGATTTCTATATTGGTGTCAATCACGAAGAAGAAGATATCATTCGTGTGGCCAAGCTGTTTACCGCCCATGAAGCCTCGAATATTGAACGCCTGAAAGAACATTTCCAGCCCAAGTTTTCTGAAGCACTGAAAACAGCCGTTAAGCAGTTTGAATTTGAGGAACTGCTGACCAATCGCCGTACGTTCCGTGATGCTGTGGTTGAAGTGATCGGCAGCGAAATGGATGGCTTCAAAATCTATGACGTTGTCATTGATAAAATTGACCAGACGTCACTGGACGCGCACAGCCCGGACAATATTCTGGACGTTGAAGGTATCCGTAAGATCTCCATGATCACTGCGCAAAAGAATACGGAAACCAATGCGATTCGCCAGGATGAGCGCACAACCATCAAGAAGAAAAATGTTGAAGCCGAAGCAAACCGTTTGCAACTGGATAAGCAGGAGCAGGAGAGCATTGCGCGCGCGAAACGGGAAATCGATATTATCAAAGCGCAGGAAGAAGCCCTGTCTTCCGAGAAGCGTGAAGAATACGAACGCGTAACGCAGCTGGCGAAGCTGGAAACCGAAGAAGAAGTAGCCAAGAAACGCGAAAGTGTTCAGATGGAAGTTGAAATGACGCGCATCACCAATCAGCGTCAGGTGGCCATCCAGCAAGAAGAGCTGAACCGCGCCGTTGAAACGGAAAAAGTCCGTACCGCAACCGAAGTGGCAGAGAAAGAAATGCTCAAAGAGACCACAGTCGAAGAGTCTCTGAAAGCGGTGGCGGAAACGCGTTCTCAGCGTGTGGAAATCGAACGTAAGATTGCACGCGAAGAGGAAGAAACCGAGAACCTGCGTGTTCACGAACAAGTAAACCGTCAGAAACGCGTGACGCTCACAGAAGCAGAAGCGATGGCTGAAGCGAAACAGCTGGAATTGCTGGTGGCAGCGCGTGCTGAGAAAGACGCTGCCCGTGAGAAAGCGGAGCGTCTGCTGATTGAAAACGATGCAGCACTGAAGATAAAGACCCGTGATGCTGAAAACGCACTGGCTGTGAAGACCCGGGAAGCGGAAGCGGATCACATTGTTGCAACCAAGCGCGCTGAAGCGGAGTTTGTGGCGAAAGAGCGTGAAGCCGCAGCGAAAGAGCGGATGGCGAAAGCTGAGAAAGAAATGATCAGCTCAACCGGCCTGGCTGAGGTTGAAGTGGAGCGTGAACGCGCATTGGCGATCCGTGAAGTGGGTGAAGCAGAAGCTTACGCACTGCAAAGTGCGGGTGAAGCGGAAGCGCAGGCACTGCGTGCGAAAGGTCTGGCGGAAGCCGAAGCGCAGACTGCTCGTTTCGAAGCGGCTCAGCAGTACGATGAGCACACACGTGAGCATGATAAGTGGGTGATGAAACTACAACAGGATAAAGAGTTGGAAATCGCCCGTATCGACGCGCAGAAATCTGTGGTGGGCGAGAACGCGAAAGCGCTGGCTCAGGCCCTGGCTCAGGCGGATATCAAACTGTTTGGTGGTGAAGGCATGGAGCAAATCCGTCGTACCATTATGGATGCCGCTTCAATGGATGCAAAATTTGCCGAATCTAAAGTACTGAATCCACTGGTTTCTGAATATGTTGAAGGCCTGCGCAGCATGCCTCAGGACATTAAAGACATCCTGGAAAACACAGATCTGAAAAGCAGCGACCTGAGTAACGTTGCGCTGGCCGGTTTGCTGAATTCACAGGGCGGTGCATCAGAATTGCTGAAGAAAATTCAAAGCACACTGAGCACTCACTCAGAAGACAAACTGTAA
- a CDS encoding DNA repair ATPase encodes MSETTQQAVSEGGAYEILKSRLFQQGKQLKSLSQTFNHNRQTIFGSRESQLVGKANVQTQARSIPIDMAQVNQQLLFGYQVHVGLKSSPSLEDVFGLYQLHEQDGTFRIEPLSLENSFLTDARFLHEFTELFTYYSDARLTQISRQESILYIAFQIGMRPEDRKVFRFQLNANSIEYIDSLGNKQLENVQQHDFDWIATTRDDQVAGTHPHVSIRDKLFVECIGGDLTIKVEDNTDDGKGIYSESVDDPHQSVADAFIEYAFIGELIALKIKPHREKHSRYFIYNPINQSVVRADALGLSAKALPEDHGVLYSHGFVLANGESKQFDMPWQHLKFFQKIASPNGEDILYFFFNMLEGHYVGFTYNMIEKKFAAPLESHGFSLYPDGRMLVFQLSENAEASTIHPLRIWDTPFSTPEHYAAQNASADSTSPLFNLGNAELVRALSSVLSICQLAQTEDVTQAAFEVLLKECQTTLDHYHWLNHHYALGMGEVINSLMDTANKIIDEFAKVLQMQRHAEESLAEHQQVVADLIAKIKLAPKEQANVLLSLLSELKAQVGATMALRQQHYMDSDSVDGLLANLQQHREQLNQQLLALLQEEKAYQPFKQQIHQIESSLADVSKTADIQALQQQVDSLRADLQLVSEEVTDIETDDPTQSTRILDLTTEVSSLLNAVSAKLRNKSQSLQSHEAQAEFSAQFKLLSQSVSSSMEQATSPDECDTQLAKLVGQLDKLESRFADFDQFLVEIYAKRDEIQSTLDNHKQQLIAAQQRRVQNLMQAANVTMGSVEKRVSRFDDVKALNSYFATDAMVLKLHQLSQSIRDLGDSVKADSLDAKLKSLQDQSLRSLRDNQDIFEEGGKVLRLGRHKFSVNQQALDLSLVEHNKQLCTHISGTDFYQPIEDETFLSLQQIARLDVSSESDGVYRAEYLAYLMLHSAMNQADDLSLAQLYQAGRDKSLLPLVQRFAAPRYKEGYVKGIHDHDAALILQGVLPTFEQAGLLRFSQRARANALLWLMMQTDAELHGWQEKAKNAQLLKEHLNSADAFQSLQQTLAELVPGLAAMESSDYLIRLLAGTDGRIEVSQDAFELSEDYLQFRRSLGWAGEQQALDVAFADHQQWLSAYTAQKSYGQPFVVEAAAIAVCKTHSERLLSPVDFSLACPVEGLLGEHDRVQEGKLTLVLDDFIQRSEHHRSVVVPQFDAYLNQRTALLNQAKEQFRLSEFKPRPLTSFVRNKLISDSYLHLIGDNFAKQMGTVGDKKRTDLMGLLLLISPPGYGKTTLIEYVAHKLGLVFMKINGPSIGHQVTSLDPADAPDQNSAREIEKINLAFEMGNNVLLYLDDIQHTSPELLQKFISLCDGTRRIEGTWQGKTKTYDMRGKKFAVVMAGNPYTETGEAFRIPDMLANRADIYNLGDMLSDQQHAFELSFIENSLTSNPVLAPLATRDLNDLYRFVKMAQGDGVALSDMSHSYSSTEANEIVATLQKLMRVQQTVLKVNQQYILSAATADDYRVEPPFKLQGSYRNMNKLAEKIASVMTDDELNTLLQDHYQGEAQTLANGTEENLLKLAELRGNMSAEQKVRWEEIKQAYQRKQMMGDDSDRAGQVVQQLAMLNQHIARFAQPVKLEDLE; translated from the coding sequence ATGTCCGAAACAACTCAACAAGCGGTGAGCGAGGGTGGGGCGTACGAAATACTGAAATCCCGTCTATTTCAGCAAGGTAAACAGCTCAAGTCCCTGTCTCAAACCTTTAATCATAATCGTCAGACAATCTTTGGCAGCCGGGAAAGTCAACTGGTTGGCAAAGCGAATGTCCAGACACAGGCCCGCTCCATTCCCATCGATATGGCGCAGGTCAATCAGCAATTGCTGTTCGGTTATCAGGTTCATGTCGGCCTGAAATCCTCTCCGTCCCTAGAGGATGTTTTTGGTTTATATCAATTACACGAGCAGGACGGCACGTTCCGGATTGAACCTTTATCGTTGGAAAACAGTTTTCTGACGGATGCCCGTTTTCTGCACGAATTCACCGAACTTTTTACTTACTACAGCGATGCCCGCCTGACACAGATCTCTCGTCAGGAAAGCATTCTGTACATTGCATTCCAGATCGGGATGCGTCCTGAAGACCGTAAAGTCTTCCGTTTCCAGCTCAATGCCAATTCGATTGAATATATTGACTCGCTGGGTAACAAACAGCTGGAAAATGTTCAGCAGCATGACTTTGACTGGATTGCCACAACCCGGGACGATCAGGTTGCGGGTACTCATCCGCACGTGTCGATCCGCGACAAATTGTTTGTCGAATGCATTGGCGGCGATCTGACCATCAAGGTGGAAGACAACACAGATGACGGTAAAGGGATCTACAGTGAATCGGTGGACGATCCGCATCAGAGTGTTGCCGATGCTTTCATTGAATATGCCTTTATTGGTGAGCTGATCGCGTTAAAAATCAAACCGCACCGTGAAAAGCATTCGCGCTATTTTATTTATAACCCGATCAATCAGTCTGTTGTCCGTGCTGATGCGTTAGGACTGAGTGCCAAAGCGCTGCCGGAAGATCACGGTGTGCTGTATTCCCACGGGTTTGTACTGGCCAACGGCGAGAGTAAGCAGTTTGACATGCCGTGGCAGCATCTGAAGTTCTTCCAGAAAATTGCCTCCCCCAACGGTGAAGATATCCTGTATTTCTTCTTCAACATGCTCGAAGGCCACTACGTTGGCTTTACCTATAACATGATTGAGAAGAAGTTTGCGGCGCCGCTGGAAAGCCATGGTTTCAGTTTGTACCCCGATGGCCGGATGCTGGTGTTCCAGTTGTCTGAAAATGCCGAAGCGTCCACTATCCATCCGCTGCGGATCTGGGACACGCCGTTCTCTACCCCGGAACACTATGCCGCGCAGAATGCCAGTGCTGACAGCACCAGCCCGCTGTTTAATCTGGGCAATGCCGAACTGGTTCGTGCCTTGTCTTCCGTCTTGTCAATCTGCCAGCTTGCCCAGACAGAAGATGTCACTCAGGCGGCTTTTGAAGTACTGCTGAAAGAGTGTCAGACCACGCTGGATCACTATCACTGGCTGAATCATCACTATGCGCTGGGCATGGGTGAGGTGATTAACAGTCTGATGGACACGGCAAACAAGATCATCGATGAGTTTGCCAAAGTGCTCCAGATGCAGCGTCATGCTGAAGAGAGTCTGGCTGAGCATCAGCAGGTTGTGGCGGATCTGATTGCGAAAATCAAACTGGCTCCGAAAGAGCAGGCCAATGTGCTGTTGTCCCTGCTGTCGGAGCTGAAAGCGCAGGTGGGTGCGACCATGGCGCTGCGTCAGCAGCACTATATGGACAGCGACAGTGTTGATGGCTTACTGGCGAACCTGCAGCAGCATCGCGAGCAGCTGAACCAGCAGTTACTGGCGTTGTTACAGGAAGAGAAGGCGTATCAGCCGTTTAAGCAACAGATTCACCAAATAGAATCATCGCTGGCGGATGTCAGTAAGACAGCAGACATTCAGGCCCTTCAGCAGCAGGTTGACTCGCTGCGTGCAGACTTGCAGCTGGTGTCTGAAGAAGTTACAGACATTGAAACCGATGATCCGACCCAGTCGACCCGGATTCTGGATCTGACCACTGAAGTCTCCTCGTTACTCAATGCGGTGTCGGCCAAACTGAGAAACAAATCGCAGAGTCTGCAAAGCCATGAAGCACAGGCCGAATTCAGTGCTCAGTTCAAATTGCTGAGTCAGTCGGTCAGCAGCTCGATGGAGCAGGCGACCTCACCGGATGAATGTGATACCCAATTGGCGAAACTGGTGGGTCAGCTGGACAAACTGGAGTCCCGTTTTGCCGATTTCGACCAGTTTCTGGTGGAGATTTACGCCAAGCGTGATGAAATTCAGTCAACGCTGGACAACCACAAGCAACAGCTGATTGCAGCGCAGCAGCGCCGGGTACAGAACCTGATGCAGGCTGCCAATGTCACCATGGGCAGCGTCGAAAAGCGGGTATCCCGCTTTGATGATGTGAAAGCGCTCAACAGTTATTTTGCGACCGACGCCATGGTGCTCAAATTGCATCAGCTGTCGCAGTCGATTCGTGATCTGGGTGACAGCGTCAAGGCCGACAGTCTGGATGCGAAGCTCAAATCGCTGCAAGACCAGTCGTTGCGTTCGCTTCGCGATAATCAGGATATCTTCGAAGAGGGCGGCAAGGTGCTGCGGCTGGGCCGTCACAAGTTCAGCGTCAACCAGCAGGCGCTTGATCTGAGTCTGGTAGAGCACAACAAACAACTTTGCACCCATATTTCCGGTACCGATTTTTATCAGCCCATCGAAGATGAAACCTTCCTGTCGCTGCAGCAAATCGCGCGCCTTGATGTGTCTTCTGAAAGTGACGGAGTTTACCGCGCTGAATACCTGGCCTATTTGATGCTGCACAGTGCGATGAATCAAGCCGACGATCTGTCGCTTGCCCAGCTTTATCAGGCTGGCCGTGATAAATCCTTGTTGCCGCTGGTTCAGCGCTTTGCTGCACCGCGCTACAAAGAAGGGTATGTCAAAGGGATCCACGATCACGATGCCGCTCTGATACTGCAGGGTGTGCTGCCGACCTTTGAACAGGCCGGATTGTTGCGATTCAGTCAGCGGGCGCGGGCCAATGCATTACTCTGGCTGATGATGCAGACGGACGCTGAACTGCATGGCTGGCAGGAAAAAGCGAAAAATGCACAGTTGCTGAAAGAGCATCTCAATTCAGCAGATGCATTCCAGTCGCTGCAGCAAACGCTGGCCGAGTTGGTTCCGGGGCTGGCTGCCATGGAGAGCAGCGATTATCTGATCCGGTTACTGGCCGGCACGGATGGGCGGATTGAAGTCAGTCAGGATGCATTTGAGCTGAGTGAAGATTACCTGCAATTTCGTCGCAGTCTGGGCTGGGCAGGCGAGCAACAGGCGCTGGATGTTGCCTTTGCCGATCATCAGCAATGGCTGAGTGCTTACACCGCTCAGAAATCTTACGGTCAGCCGTTTGTGGTGGAAGCCGCCGCGATTGCGGTCTGTAAAACGCATTCCGAGCGGCTGTTGAGTCCGGTGGACTTCTCACTGGCTTGTCCGGTTGAGGGCTTGTTGGGTGAACACGATCGGGTTCAGGAAGGCAAGCTGACACTGGTTCTGGATGATTTCATTCAGCGAAGCGAACATCACCGCAGCGTGGTGGTCCCTCAGTTTGACGCCTATCTGAATCAACGGACGGCATTGCTGAATCAGGCCAAAGAACAGTTCAGGCTCAGTGAGTTTAAACCGCGTCCGCTAACCTCTTTCGTTCGCAACAAGCTGATCAGCGACAGCTACCTGCACCTGATTGGCGACAACTTTGCCAAGCAGATGGGCACAGTGGGCGACAAGAAGCGAACGGATCTGATGGGGTTGCTGCTGCTGATCTCTCCGCCGGGTTACGGTAAAACCACTCTGATTGAATATGTGGCGCATAAGCTGGGCCTGGTCTTCATGAAGATCAACGGTCCGTCGATTGGTCATCAGGTCACTTCGCTGGATCCCGCCGATGCGCCGGATCAGAACTCAGCGCGTGAAATTGAGAAGATCAATCTGGCCTTCGAAATGGGTAATAACGTGTTGCTGTATCTGGATGATATTCAGCACACCAGCCCGGAACTGTTGCAGAAATTTATCTCGCTCTGTGACGGGACGCGACGGATTGAAGGAACCTGGCAAGGCAAAACCAAAACCTATGATATGCGCGGCAAGAAATTCGCTGTGGTCATGGCCGGAAACCCGTACACAGAAACCGGTGAAGCGTTCCGGATTCCGGACATGCTGGCGAACCGGGCCGATATCTATAACCTGGGCGATATGCTGTCGGATCAGCAACATGCGTTTGAGCTGAGCTTCATTGAGAACTCACTCACCTCCAATCCGGTGCTGGCACCACTGGCAACACGAGATCTCAATGATCTGTATCGTTTTGTCAAAATGGCGCAGGGGGATGGTGTTGCCCTGAGCGATATGTCGCACTCGTATTCATCTACCGAAGCTAACGAAATTGTGGCGACGCTGCAAAAACTGATGCGGGTTCAGCAGACGGTTCTGAAGGTGAATCAGCAGTACATTCTGTCGGCAGCGACGGCAGACGATTACCGCGTTGAACCGCCGTTCAAGCTGCAGGGTTCTTACCGGAACATGAACAAACTGGCGGAGAAAATCGCTTCGGTGATGACGGATGATGAGCTCAATACCCTGCTTCAGGATCATTATCAGGGCGAAGCGCAGACGCTGGCGAATGGCACAGAAGAGAACCTGCTCAAGCTGGCAGAGTTGCGCGGCAATATGAGCGCTGAGCAGAAAGTTCGCTGGGAAGAGATCAAACAGGCTTATCAGCGCAAGCAAATGATGGGTGATGACAGTGACCGGGCAGGACAAGTGGTTCAGCAACTGGCGATGCTGAATCAGCATATCGCACGGTTTGCTCAGCCAGTCAAATTGGAGGATTTGGAATGA
- a CDS encoding phospholipase D-like domain-containing protein produces MNQQQWLDWLKASLDDGRLDDSERRELQASLVEEGLSDDDRAFLRNQSFKLAQQAIQEGTESLAVLRWLERVVKVLDNTRSSAIAEVATSWFSPGRDCAGGIIEQLRQARSKIDICVFTIADDELTKHILAAHERGVQVRVITDNDKLNDTGSDIDYLARKGVAVKIDTTPYHMHHKFAVFDGTRLINGSFNWTRSASRYNQEDITLTDDRRFLTAFEQQFDELWQRFPCHQPS; encoded by the coding sequence ATGAACCAGCAACAGTGGCTCGACTGGCTGAAAGCGTCGCTTGACGATGGCCGGCTGGATGACAGCGAGCGGCGTGAATTACAGGCTTCACTGGTGGAAGAGGGGTTATCAGATGATGATCGTGCTTTTTTGCGCAACCAGAGCTTCAAACTGGCGCAACAAGCCATACAGGAAGGGACAGAGTCCCTTGCTGTACTTCGCTGGCTGGAACGTGTCGTGAAAGTGCTCGATAACACCCGCAGCTCTGCCATTGCAGAGGTGGCGACCAGTTGGTTTTCACCGGGGCGTGACTGCGCAGGCGGAATCATTGAGCAACTGCGTCAGGCACGGAGCAAGATTGATATCTGTGTGTTTACGATTGCAGATGATGAACTGACCAAACACATTCTGGCAGCGCATGAACGCGGCGTGCAGGTACGGGTGATCACCGATAACGACAAACTCAATGATACCGGCAGTGATATTGATTATCTGGCACGCAAAGGCGTGGCCGTGAAAATTGATACCACGCCTTATCATATGCACCATAAATTTGCCGTATTTGATGGCACCCGACTCATCAACGGCAGTTTCAACTGGACGCGCAGTGCATCCAGATACAATCAGGAAGACATTACGCTGACGGATGACCGCCGTTTTCTGACAGCGTTCGAGCAGCAGTTCGACGAGCTGTGGCAGCGTTTTCCATGCCATCAGCCGAGTTAA
- a CDS encoding toxic anion resistance protein: MNDIVNPAPQAAHSAQPTDLLEVTPEIVALSDSFDPFDAVATITFGKEALEKITAFSDNVLEQVRVRDTGDAGEILQSMVESMDSAAFDQLKGNSFLANLPLIGELFDSFKKFSRSFDSVKQQLEQLSQQLEAQEVKLAYDITQLDGLYDNNLELLKGLEHFIAAGKYKLNQLNTDVLPALHAASVQSGDALDAQKYRDASQAVARLEKRIHNLELTRLAAVQTAPQIRLSQEGNKMLMEDIQDIVHNTFPLWKRQFLIAISNYEKEKALRVTRTVKDYTNKQYVKNAEHLKVLEEQIAENYQRGILDIESLQAVNQLTIETLNNTLSRVKEGRQQREQAEKVIAKAEQELKVALQQTLE, from the coding sequence ATGAACGACATTGTGAACCCGGCGCCACAAGCTGCCCACTCAGCCCAACCAACAGACTTATTGGAAGTGACCCCTGAAATCGTTGCCTTGTCAGACAGCTTTGATCCTTTCGACGCTGTTGCAACCATCACATTTGGTAAAGAAGCGCTGGAAAAAATCACCGCATTTTCCGATAACGTGCTGGAGCAAGTTCGGGTCCGTGATACCGGAGATGCCGGAGAAATTCTGCAATCTATGGTGGAGTCGATGGACAGCGCTGCGTTTGATCAGCTCAAAGGTAATAGCTTTCTGGCGAATCTGCCGCTGATTGGTGAACTGTTTGATTCCTTCAAAAAGTTCTCCCGCAGCTTCGATTCGGTCAAGCAGCAGCTTGAGCAGCTGTCGCAGCAACTGGAAGCGCAGGAAGTGAAACTGGCGTACGATATCACGCAGCTGGATGGCCTTTACGATAACAACCTTGAGTTGCTCAAAGGTCTGGAGCACTTCATTGCCGCGGGTAAATACAAACTCAATCAGCTGAACACGGATGTATTACCTGCCTTGCACGCGGCGTCTGTTCAATCCGGCGATGCGCTGGACGCACAGAAATACCGTGACGCCAGTCAGGCAGTCGCGCGACTGGAAAAACGGATTCATAATCTGGAGCTTACCCGGCTTGCTGCGGTGCAAACCGCGCCGCAAATCCGTTTGTCGCAGGAAGGCAATAAAATGTTGATGGAAGATATCCAGGATATCGTTCATAACACCTTTCCTTTGTGGAAACGCCAGTTCCTGATTGCGATTTCCAACTACGAGAAAGAAAAGGCGTTGCGAGTCACCCGCACTGTGAAGGATTACACTAACAAACAGTACGTGAAAAACGCGGAACACCTGAAAGTACTGGAAGAGCAAATTGCTGAAAACTACCAGCGCGGCATTCTGGATATCGAATCCCTGCAGGCGGTCAACCAATTAACGATTGAAACGCTGAACAACACGTTATCCCGCGTCAAAGAAGGTCGTCAGCAACGTGAGCAGGCCGAAAAAGTGATTGCGAAAGCCGAGCAAGAGCTGAAAGTGGCGTTGCAGCAGACGCTTGAATGA
- a CDS encoding SGNH/GDSL hydrolase family protein produces MLLPFAAAAQTGDAPALHHPFVQTVSQPSAVPLSAAQIEQVQSSNTYTYVRCWYRPAQTHDDPATTWEWALDENGEYYQLSGYWWSSWSFKNMFYTHTPQSEIKARCAETLGVSHDTADMTYFAADNSLSYNHSIWTNDLGVFMGINKVVAFGDSLSDTGNLFNASQWVFPNRNSWFLGHFSNGFVWTEYLAESLNLPLYNWAVGGAAGSNQYVALTGVTEQVTSYLEYMQLAQNYHPANTLFTLEFGLNDFMNYDRTVEEAKADYSSAMKRLTESGAQNILLMTLPDATRAPQFKYSTQAEIDKVQAKILAFNAFIKTEAKHYQGKGIKVVLFDAHHLFEQITSNPASHGFANAKDACLDINRSSAADYLYSHSFTDECAYHGSDKYVFWGVTHPTTATHQYIANAMYLPVISTFNIKP; encoded by the coding sequence ATGCTGTTACCTTTTGCCGCTGCTGCACAAACTGGAGATGCACCTGCTTTACATCATCCATTTGTTCAAACTGTGTCTCAGCCCAGTGCTGTACCTTTGTCGGCGGCGCAGATTGAACAGGTGCAAAGCAGTAACACTTATACTTATGTTCGTTGCTGGTATCGTCCGGCGCAGACGCACGATGATCCGGCCACCACCTGGGAGTGGGCGCTGGATGAAAACGGCGAGTATTACCAGCTTAGCGGTTACTGGTGGTCATCCTGGTCGTTTAAGAATATGTTCTATACTCATACGCCGCAGTCAGAGATCAAAGCGCGCTGTGCAGAAACCTTAGGGGTCAGCCATGACACGGCTGACATGACCTATTTTGCTGCCGATAACAGCTTGTCTTATAACCATTCCATCTGGACCAATGATCTGGGTGTCTTTATGGGCATTAATAAAGTGGTCGCTTTTGGTGACAGCCTGTCGGACACCGGCAATCTGTTCAACGCCTCTCAATGGGTGTTTCCGAACCGCAATTCCTGGTTTCTGGGGCACTTCTCAAACGGTTTTGTCTGGACAGAGTATCTGGCGGAGAGTTTGAATCTGCCGCTGTACAACTGGGCGGTAGGGGGAGCGGCGGGTTCCAATCAGTATGTTGCTCTGACGGGGGTGACAGAGCAAGTCACGTCATATCTTGAGTACATGCAACTGGCTCAGAATTACCATCCGGCCAATACCTTGTTTACGCTGGAGTTCGGGCTGAACGATTTCATGAATTACGATCGCACGGTGGAAGAAGCCAAAGCCGATTACAGCTCGGCCATGAAGCGCTTAACCGAATCGGGCGCTCAAAACATTTTGCTGATGACCTTGCCGGATGCCACCCGTGCACCGCAGTTTAAGTATTCGACGCAGGCAGAGATCGATAAGGTGCAGGCGAAAATTCTGGCCTTTAATGCTTTCATTAAGACCGAGGCCAAACATTATCAGGGCAAAGGAATCAAGGTCGTGCTGTTTGATGCACACCATTTGTTTGAGCAGATTACGTCTAATCCGGCATCACACGGTTTTGCCAATGCCAAAGATGCCTGTCTGGATATTAATCGCAGCTCCGCGGCAGACTACCTGTACAGCCACAGTTTTACCGATGAATGTGCGTATCACGGGTCGGATAAGTATGTGTTCTGGGGGGTGACGCACCCAACCACAGCCACCCATCAATACATCGCCAATGCCATGTACCTGCCGGTGATTTCCACCTTTAACATCAAGCCTTAA